One Leptotrichia trevisanii DSM 22070 genomic window, AATGGAGGAGAAGTTTTAAAATGGGAAGAACTGTAAAATATAAACTAATCCCAACTCCACATTTCGTAAAAGATTTCAGTAAACTGGATGAATTTGTAAAAAAAAGAATAAAAATTTATTTAGAAAATATTGCAGAAGATCCACGCAGTAAAGGAAAAATGTTGAAAGCAAATAGAAAAGGACAATGGAGATATAGAATAGGAAATTACAGAGTTATTGTAAATATTCAAGATGAAAATTTAGTAATATTAGCATTAGAAGTAGGACATAGAAAAAATATTTATAATAGTTGATACTAAGGCTATTTTATAAAGTTAATTTTATGAAATAGCCTTTTTTGCTATTAACTTTTCGTATTAAAAAGTACCAAAGTAATAAAAATTGTAATCTAAATAAATGCAAGTATTTGACATTTTTGAACTCTTTATATCACATATTTCCTGAACCAGTTCTCAAAATGTTCCATGCTGTTAAAGTTAAAATTCTGCTCATAAAAATCATCAACATTCTGAATTTTAACAACTACCATTCCATTCTTCTGTTCATTTATTGACTTTATTGTCAAGGTGTTAAACATTCCAGTTACTCCATCCATCATTCTGACTTTTCTGTGAATGAAAAAGTCAGCAGGCGTTTTAATTTCTTTTTTCTCTTCTTTGATTTCTTTTCTGGACTGTGGTTCTTCTTTCAGAAATGTAAAAATGAAGCCTGACACGGCAGGACGTCCTCTTCCTTTTGTGTTATACGTTTTCTGAATTTTTAATCCATACTTTTCTTTAAGCTCCTTTTGTATTGGCTTTAAGACTTTTACATCAATATCACACATTCGATAATTTACAGGAATGTCCATTAACCTTTTGAACTCATCTAAATTAACGCTCCAAAAGCCTGTACTTCTAAACTGCTTCATTCTTCTGTAAAACTCTTTGGTGTAACTTGACTTTAATCTGACAAACTCTTCCAGTTCAAAACGAGTAAATAACCCATCTGTTATCGCATTTAACACCCAAGAATATTTTTTATTAACTCCCACTTTGACAGTTTTATTTTTCTTATC contains:
- a CDS encoding type II toxin-antitoxin system RelE family toxin — protein: MGRTVKYKLIPTPHFVKDFSKLDEFVKKRIKIYLENIAEDPRSKGKMLKANRKGQWRYRIGNYRVIVNIQDENLVILALEVGHRKNIYNS
- a CDS encoding replication initiation protein, coding for DKKNKTVKVGVNKKYSWVLNAITDGLFTRFELEEFVRLKSSYTKEFYRRMKQFRSTGFWSVNLDEFKRLMDIPVNYRMCDIDVKVLKPIQKELKEKYGLKIQKTYNTKGRGRPAVSGFIFTFLKEEPQSRKEIKEEKKEIKTPADFFIHRKVRMMDGVTGMFNTLTIKSINEQKNGMVVVKIQNVDDFYEQNFNFNSMEHFENWFRKYVI